The following proteins are co-located in the Geomonas agri genome:
- the rpsD gene encoding 30S ribosomal protein S4: MARYTGPSCRLCRREGSELFLKGERCYTDKCAIKRRSYPPGQHGQGRIKVSDYGVQLREKQKVRRIYGILENQFRGYFETADRMKGVTGENLLFLLERRLDNVVYRLGFAASRDEARQLVRHSHFTLNGRKANIPSIQVKAGDVIQLREKSRKIAVIGESLEAVVRRGIPQWLELDKDAFKGTVKTSPVREDITMPIQEQLIVELYSK; encoded by the coding sequence TTGGCTAGGTATACAGGGCCCTCATGCAGGCTGTGCAGGCGCGAAGGATCGGAACTTTTTCTTAAAGGCGAGCGTTGCTACACCGACAAATGCGCCATCAAGAGAAGGAGCTATCCGCCGGGACAGCACGGGCAGGGTCGCATAAAAGTTTCTGATTACGGTGTTCAGCTGCGCGAAAAACAGAAGGTACGTCGTATCTACGGCATCCTTGAGAACCAGTTCCGCGGGTACTTCGAGACCGCAGACCGGATGAAAGGTGTGACCGGCGAAAACCTCCTCTTCCTCCTGGAGAGAAGGCTCGACAACGTCGTCTACCGTCTCGGTTTCGCTGCTTCGCGCGACGAGGCACGTCAGCTGGTGCGTCACAGCCACTTCACCCTCAACGGGCGTAAGGCTAACATCCCCTCCATCCAAGTGAAGGCGGGCGATGTGATCCAGCTGCGTGAGAAGAGCCGCAAGATCGCCGTGATCGGTGAGTCCCTCGAGGCCGTGGTTCGCCGCGGTATCCCGCAGTGGCTCGAACTGGACAAGGATGCTTTCAAGGGCACCGTGAAGACCAGCCCGGTACGCGAAGACATCACCATGCCGATTCAGGAGCAGTTGATCGTCGAGCTCTACTCCAAGTAA
- a CDS encoding adenylate kinase, whose product MNLILLGPPGVGKGTQAKLLIDRFGIPQISTGDILRAAVKELTPMGIKAKGFMDSGALVPDEVVIGIVEERLAQPDCQKGFILDGFPRTVPQADALSQVLSGIGKKIDHVVSLSVDKAELLKRLTGRRACSKCGAGYHVDFAPSKVAGICDACGGELFQREDDKEETILNRLAVYEAQTSPLISYYQTAGLLRSVNGLGSVEGIQAEIVAVLQGER is encoded by the coding sequence GAAACTTCTCATAGACAGGTTTGGTATCCCGCAGATATCGACAGGCGATATACTGCGGGCTGCCGTTAAAGAGCTCACTCCGATGGGGATCAAGGCGAAGGGGTTTATGGACTCCGGCGCGCTGGTTCCCGACGAGGTCGTTATTGGGATCGTGGAAGAGCGCCTGGCGCAGCCGGACTGCCAGAAGGGTTTTATTCTGGACGGCTTCCCGCGCACCGTGCCCCAGGCCGACGCGCTTTCCCAGGTGCTCTCCGGTATCGGCAAGAAGATAGACCACGTGGTTTCCCTCTCCGTGGACAAAGCCGAGCTCCTGAAGCGTCTCACCGGCAGGCGCGCCTGCTCCAAGTGCGGCGCCGGCTACCATGTCGACTTCGCTCCGTCCAAGGTTGCAGGGATATGCGACGCATGTGGCGGTGAGCTGTTCCAGCGCGAGGACGACAAGGAAGAAACCATCTTGAACCGGCTTGCGGTGTACGAGGCGCAGACCTCTCCGCTGATCTCCTACTACCAGACCGCGGGGCTGCTCCGTTCGGTCAACGGTCTCGGGAGCGTGGAAGGGATCCAGGCCGAGATCGTGGCCGTACTGCAGGGCGAACGGTGA
- the rpsK gene encoding 30S ribosomal protein S11: MASPAKKVVKKKKERKNIPTGVAHIQATFNNTMITITDPVGNVVAWCTSGAKGFKGSRKSTPFAAQMAAEDAAKKAQEHGMRTIEVYVKGPGSGRESALRALQAAGFAVSFIRDVTPIPHNGCRPPKRRRV; encoded by the coding sequence ATGGCGAGCCCGGCTAAGAAGGTCGTTAAGAAGAAAAAAGAGAGAAAGAATATTCCCACTGGCGTGGCGCACATTCAGGCTACGTTCAACAATACCATGATCACCATCACCGACCCGGTCGGTAACGTGGTTGCCTGGTGCACCTCCGGTGCCAAGGGCTTCAAAGGCTCTAGGAAGAGCACCCCGTTCGCAGCCCAGATGGCTGCCGAGGATGCTGCCAAGAAGGCCCAGGAGCATGGCATGCGCACCATCGAAGTGTACGTGAAGGGCCCCGGCTCCGGCCGCGAGTCCGCGCTGCGCGCACTGCAGGCTGCCGGCTTCGCCGTTAGCTTCATCCGCGACGTAACGCCGATTCCGCACAACGGCTGCCGTCCCCCGAAGAGAAGAAGAGTCTAG
- the rpsM gene encoding 30S ribosomal protein S13 — translation MARIAGVDLPRNKRIEIALTYIYGIGRSLSQEILTATGVDMNTRCDNLTEAEVSKIREYIDKNVKVEGDLRRDISMSIKRLMDLGCYRGLRHRKGLPCRGQRTKTNARTRKGPARTVAGKKK, via the coding sequence TTGGCACGTATCGCAGGGGTAGATTTACCCAGGAATAAGAGAATAGAGATCGCACTGACCTACATCTACGGCATCGGCAGGTCTCTCTCCCAGGAAATTCTTACGGCAACCGGTGTTGACATGAACACCCGTTGTGACAACCTGACCGAGGCGGAAGTCTCCAAGATCAGGGAGTATATCGATAAGAACGTGAAGGTCGAAGGCGACCTGCGCCGCGACATTTCCATGAGCATCAAGCGCCTCATGGATCTCGGCTGCTATCGCGGTCTTCGTCACAGGAAAGGTCTTCCCTGCCGCGGGCAGCGTACCAAGACCAATGCACGCACCAGGAAAGGGCCGGCTCGTACGGTCGCTGGCAAGAAGAAATAA
- the map gene encoding type I methionyl aminopeptidase encodes MIVLKSRAEIEKMAAAGRMVAEVLAGLREMVAPGVTLAQLDAYAERETLKRKAKPAFKGYSGFPFSLCCSVNEQVVHGFATQRALVDGDIVSLDFGVLHNGFYGDSAITVPVGKVSEVAARLIKATEESLYRAIDVADTAHRLSDIAHAVQSHVEARGFSVVRDFVGHGIGKELHEGPQIPNFGVPGKGPKLKSGMVLAIEPMINEKGYDVKVLEDGWTAVTVDGGLSAHFEHTVAITDNGPLILTKI; translated from the coding sequence GTGATAGTACTCAAATCCCGGGCCGAGATCGAGAAGATGGCGGCTGCCGGCAGGATGGTCGCCGAAGTACTCGCCGGCCTGAGAGAGATGGTGGCACCGGGGGTAACCCTGGCACAGTTGGACGCATACGCCGAGAGGGAAACGCTGAAGAGGAAGGCGAAGCCAGCCTTCAAGGGTTACAGCGGCTTCCCCTTTTCGCTTTGTTGCTCGGTGAACGAGCAGGTGGTACACGGTTTCGCCACGCAGCGCGCCCTGGTGGACGGTGACATCGTCAGCCTCGACTTCGGCGTCCTGCACAATGGCTTCTACGGCGACTCAGCCATCACGGTTCCGGTAGGCAAGGTTTCCGAGGTTGCTGCCAGGCTGATCAAGGCCACCGAGGAGTCGCTTTACCGCGCCATCGACGTCGCCGACACCGCGCACCGGTTGTCCGACATCGCTCACGCGGTCCAGTCCCACGTCGAGGCGCGCGGCTTTTCCGTAGTGCGCGACTTCGTGGGGCACGGCATCGGTAAGGAGTTGCACGAGGGGCCGCAGATCCCCAACTTCGGTGTTCCCGGCAAGGGCCCCAAGCTGAAAAGCGGCATGGTGCTCGCCATCGAGCCGATGATCAACGAGAAGGGTTACGATGTGAAGGTGCTGGAGGACGGCTGGACGGCGGTGACGGTCGACGGCGGACTCTCGGCGCACTTCGAGCACACGGTAGCAATAACGGACAACGGTCCGCTGATACTTACGAAAATCTAG
- a CDS encoding DNA-directed RNA polymerase subunit alpha produces MYRNWRDLIRPKKLQVETESLTNTYGKFYAEPFERGFGTTLGTGLRRVLISSLQGAAIVSVKAKGVLHEFSAVPGVTEDMTDIILNLKGVRLKVHGNESRMIRIVQKGEGVVKAKDIITDNNVEILNPEHHIATCSKDANLEMDLMVKVGKGYVPADRNRDEKAPVGTIPIDAIFSPIHKVNFTVTNARVGQITDYDKLTIEVWTDGSVKPQDAVAYASKILKDQLSIFINFDEDVEPQEEAEPEEERERFNENLYRSVDELELSVRSANCLKNAGIKLIGELVSRTEAEMLKTQNFGRKSLNEIKDILVDMGLTLGMKLENFPDPEIMRRLRGEQKEE; encoded by the coding sequence ATGTATAGAAATTGGCGCGATCTGATCAGGCCGAAGAAGCTTCAGGTTGAGACAGAATCGCTGACTAATACATACGGCAAGTTCTACGCCGAGCCTTTCGAAAGGGGGTTCGGTACCACCCTGGGAACGGGGCTGCGTAGGGTCCTCATCTCCAGCCTGCAGGGGGCGGCAATCGTTTCCGTTAAGGCCAAGGGCGTGCTGCACGAATTCTCCGCTGTCCCGGGCGTTACCGAGGACATGACGGATATCATCCTCAACCTGAAAGGGGTGCGCCTCAAGGTGCACGGCAACGAGTCCCGGATGATCCGGATCGTGCAGAAGGGTGAAGGGGTGGTCAAGGCGAAGGATATCATCACCGACAACAACGTCGAGATCCTGAACCCGGAACATCACATCGCAACCTGCTCCAAGGACGCCAACCTGGAGATGGACCTCATGGTGAAAGTCGGCAAGGGTTACGTCCCGGCTGACCGCAACCGTGACGAGAAGGCACCGGTCGGGACTATCCCGATCGACGCGATCTTCTCCCCGATTCACAAGGTGAACTTCACCGTCACCAACGCTCGCGTGGGTCAGATCACCGACTACGACAAGCTTACTATCGAAGTCTGGACCGACGGCAGCGTCAAACCGCAGGACGCGGTGGCCTACGCTTCCAAGATCCTCAAGGACCAGCTCTCCATCTTCATCAACTTTGACGAGGACGTGGAGCCCCAGGAGGAGGCGGAGCCGGAAGAGGAGCGCGAGCGCTTCAACGAGAACCTCTACCGCTCGGTCGACGAGCTCGAGCTCTCGGTTCGCTCCGCCAACTGCCTGAAGAACGCCGGCATCAAGCTGATCGGCGAACTGGTCTCCAGGACCGAGGCAGAGATGCTGAAGACCCAGAACTTCGGCAGGAAATCGCTGAACGAAATCAAGGACATCCTGGTCGACATGGGCCTCACCCTCGGCATGAAACTGGAAAACTTCCCGGATCCCGAGATCATGAGGCGCCTGCGCGGCGAGCAGAAAGAAGAATAG
- the rpmJ gene encoding 50S ribosomal protein L36, whose translation MKVRASVKKICVKCKIVKRKGIVRVICETPKHSQRQG comes from the coding sequence ATGAAGGTTCGGGCATCGGTTAAGAAGATCTGTGTAAAGTGCAAGATTGTCAAGCGCAAGGGCATAGTCCGCGTCATCTGCGAGACCCCCAAGCATTCACAGAGACAGGGCTAA